In Camelina sativa cultivar DH55 chromosome 16, Cs, whole genome shotgun sequence, a single window of DNA contains:
- the LOC104751161 gene encoding uncharacterized protein LOC104751161, whose translation MKIGAVRESWLIRTPVLTPAIDGSILRHGKPQLTFPLSDRLYRGVVLAVHGGRGYESTWDEKPYETLPTGKRVYVDESDVVTFLDPPKELIPLDPASYNPAAYLWKKIEDIPEERRHHLLQLLEPRLISRAWEIASTRYDNPKLAKMTASRLFSTGDAETSLEYFSCRTSQGPLIISWINFFKMAVFRSNNGQTYGRVCGGPVVSTIVNALSPLYFEITEAMEVMATEEPCDVACKFGDGLLAIEDYPQGFPRPSKHPYPFDDSVVIYIRHIGPGVCVGQAWQEGKELQQVPQRLCSDILMVKQKQYR comes from the exons ATGAAGATAGGGGCGGTACGGGAGAGTTGGCTTATACGGACTCCGGTACTGACTCCGGCGATTGACGGCTCGATTCTCCGGCATGGAAAGCCACAGCTTACGTTTCCTCTCTCGGACA GGTTGTATCGTGGTGTGGTTCTGGCTGTTCACGGAGGGAGAGGATATGAATCTACATGGGATGAAAAACCTTATGAAACTCTTCCTACTGGTAAAAGAGTTTATGTTGATGAATCTGATGTTGTGACGTTTCTTGATCCCCCCAAGGAGTTGATTCCATTGGACCCTGCTTCATATAACCCGGCTGCTTATCTATG GAAGAAGATTGAAGACATCCCCGAAGAGAGGCGCCATCATTTGCTGCAATTATTAGAGCCGAG GCTTATATCAAGAGCATGGGAAATAGCAAGCACTCGTTACGACAATCCAAAGTTAGCCAAAATGACTGCTTCCAGGTTATTCTCTACTGGAGATGCGGAAACTTCACTCGAATACTTTAGCTGCCGAACAAGTCAGG GTCCACTAATCATATCTTGGATAAATTTCTTCAAGATG GCTGTGTTTCGCTCCAACAACGGACAGACCTATGGGCGTGTTTGTG GTGGACCAGTAGTTTCAACCATTGTCAATGCTCTTAGTCCTCTATACTTTGAGATTACAGAAGCTATGGAAGTAATGGCCACAGAGGAACCCTGTGATGTAGCATGCAAATTTGGCGATGGGCTTCTTGCTATTGAAGATTACCCACAAGGCTTTCCTCGACCAT CAAAGCATCCGTATCCATTCGACGACAGTGTCGTCATATACATACGGCATATAGGTCCGGGTGTATGCGTAGGACAGGCATGGCAAGAAGGTAAAGAACTGCAACAAGTGCCTCAAAGATTATGCTCAGACATTCTTATggtcaaacaaaaacaatacagATGA
- the LOC109124869 gene encoding histone-lysine N-methyltransferase, H3 lysine-9 specific SUVH3: protein MEGVPGVNHTVPNPNHYDKSIVLDVKPLRSLKPVFPNGNQGPPFVGCPPFGPSSSEYSPFYPFGAQQPTQDTPDLNQTQDTPPPSYVPPLRSYRTPTESNGPSSSSATKRGVGRPKGSGNVKKKEKQTAAKETNLDVQVVKRFTADFDSGISAAEREDGNGYLVSSVLTRFDAVRRRLSQVDYAKAATSKAAGILMSNGVRTNMKKRVGTVPGIEVGDIFFSRIEMCLVGLHMQTMAGIDYITSKVGSGEEPLATSIVSAGRYDGDAQDPESLIYSGQGGNADKNGQASDQKLERGNLALETSLRKGNGVRVIRGEEDAATKTGKIYIYDGLYSISESWVEKGKSGCNTFKYKLVRLPGQPPAFGVWKSVQKWREGLTTRPGLILPDLTSGVESKPVSLVNDVDEERGPAYFTYISSLKYSESFKLTPPAIGCSCSGSCSPGDLNCSCIRKNGGDLPYLNGVMLVSRRPMIYECGPTCPCHANCKNKVIQTGLKSFLEVFKTENRGWGLRSWDSIRAGSFICEHAGEVKDIGRLRVYQDEDEYVFDTSRVYNSFKWNYEPALVDEDPSDEVPEEFDLPSPVLISAKKFGNVARFMNHSCSPNVFWQPIVCEGNGESVIHIAFFAMRHIPPMAELTYDYGVSEARDGSFLQGKRKCLCGSEQCRGSFG from the coding sequence ATGGAAGGAGTTCCAGGGGTCAATCATACTGTTCCAAATCCTAACCATTATGACAAGTCAATAGTGCTAGATGTAAAACCACTGCGAAGTTTGAAACCTGTTTTTCCAAATGGTAACCAAGGTCCACCTTTTGTTGGTTGTCCACCTTTTGGTCCTTCTTCATCTGAGTATTCTCCTTTCTATCCCTTTGGAGCACAACAACCAACGCAAGATACTCCTGATCTCAACCAAACTCAAGACACACCTCCTCCATCGTATGTTCCACCTCTTCGGTCCTATAGAACACCTACTGAATCAAATGGCCCCAGCAGCTCCAGTGCAACTAAAAGAGGAGTTGGTCGACCTAAGGGAAGTGGTAatgtgaagaaaaaagagaagcagaCTGCGGCCAAAGAGACGAATTTGGATGTTCAGGTAGTGAAAAGATTTACTGCAGATTTTGACAGTGGGATCAGTGCAGCAGAGCGAGAAGATGGAAATGGGTACTTAGTAAGTAGTGTATTGACGCGTTTTGATGCAGTTAGGAGGCGGCTCAGCCAAGTAGATTATGCAAAGGCAGCCACTTCGAAAGCAGCAGGTATTCTGATGAGCAATGGGGTGCGGACAAACATGAAGAAGAGAGTTGGAACGGTTCCTGGAATCGAGGTTGGAGATATCTTCTTTTCCCGGATAGAGATGTGTTTAGTGGGTCTTCACATGCAGACTATGGCTGGCATTGACTATATAACTAGTAAGGTTGGCTCAGGTGAAGAGCCTTTAGCAACTAGCATTGTTTCCGCTGGACGTTATGACGGTGACGCCCAGGATCCTGAGTCCTTAATTTACAGTGGACAAGGTGGCAATGCAGACAAGAATGGACAAGCATCTGATCAAAAGCTTGAAAGGGGTAATCTAGCATTAGAGACAAGTTTAAGGAAAGGCAATGGAGTAAGAGTCATAAGAGGGGAGGAGGATGCAGCTACTAAGACAGGAAAGATCTATATCTACGATGGACTTTATTCGATCTCAGAGTCATGGGTAGAGAAAGGCAAATCTGGTTGCAacacatttaaatataaattggtGAGACTCCCTGGTCAACCACCTGCTTTTGGTGTCTGGAAATCTGTTCAAAAGTGGAGGGAAGGTTTGACTACAAGACCAGGCCTTATCCTTCCAGATCTCACTTCAGGAGTTGAAAGTAAACCTGTTTCGCTTGTGAATGATGTTGATGAGGAGAGGGGGCCTGCTTATTTTACCTATATCTCCTCTCTAAAATACTCGGAGTCCTTTAAACTAACTCCACCTGCAATTGGCTGTTCCTGCAGTGGCTCATGTTCACCAGGAGATCTTAACTGCTCTTGTATCAGAAAAAATGGTGGTGATCTCCCTTACCTTAATGGGGTTATGCTAGTGTCTCGGAGACCTATGATATATGAATGTGGCCCAACGTGTCCATGTCATGCCAACTGCAAAAACAAAGTGATTCAGACAGGATTAAAATCCTTCTTGGAAGTGTTTAAGACAGAAAATCGTGGTTGGGGTTTACGTTCGTGGGATTCCATCCGTGCTGGTTCTTTCATATGTGAACATGCTGGTGAGGTCAAAGACATAGGCAGGCTTAGAGTGTATCAAGATGAGGATGAGTATGTTTTTGATACATCACGTGTTTATAACTCGTTCAAGTGGAATTATGAGCCTGCACTAGTAGATGAGGACCCTTCAGATGAAGTTCCCGAGGAATTTGATCTCCCATCACCAGTCCTAATCAGTGCCAAGAAATTTGGTAATGTCGCTCGGTTCATGAACCATAGTTGCTCCCCCAATGTTTTTTGGCAGCCAATTGTCTGTGAAGGAAACGGTGAGTCGGTTATCCACATTGCTTTCTTTGCCATGCGTCACATTCCTCCAATGGCAGAATTGACTTATGATTATGGGGTTTCTGAGGCCAGAGATGGGAGCTTTTTACAAGGAAAAAGGAAATGTCTGTGTGGATCGGAGCAATGTCGTGGTTCATTTGGATGA
- the LOC104751163 gene encoding ribulose bisphosphate carboxylase/oxygenase activase, chloroplastic encodes MALTNISLRFKFPPLQSSSSSTFNTLITPRKLSSLVCSKPSSNDGGAKPRKKLSEQSSWEVKDSEGKDYLYRLGAEADNVNIAVGARSGMIDDVFIGDFLGKDSDIVFDYRQKATRSFEHLQGDYYIAPSFLDKVAVHIVKNYLAPSLNIKIPLILGIWGGKGQGKTFQTELIFKTMGVEPVIMSAGELESDRAGEPGRLIRDRYRTASQVIQNQGKMSVLMINDIDAGLGRFGETQMTVNNQIVAGTLMNLADNPTRVSVGQNWREADVVNRVPLIVTGNDFSTLYAPLIREGRMEKFYWQPTREDIVNIVGRMYEKDGISRKDVISIVDTFPNQALDFYGALRSRTYDRSILKWVEEAGGMETLGKTLLRRKKTEAVPQFIPPEQTMEALLESGYSLIKEQKLIMETKLSREYMKNMDD; translated from the exons ATGGCGCTTACAAACATATCTTTGCGTTTCAAGTTTCCACCTTTAcaatcatcttcctcttccacATTCAACACTTTAATCACTCCCAGAAAACTCTCTTCGCTCGTTTGCTCCAAACCCTCTTCTAATGACGGTGGCGCAAAGCCGCGGAAGAAGTTATCGGAGCAGTCGTCGTGGGAAGTAAAAGATTCGGAAGGGAAAGATTATCTCTATAGGCTTGGCGCGGAGGCTGATAATGTTAACATAGCTGTGGGAGCACGAAGCGGCATGATCGATGATGTATTCATTGGAGACTTCCTTGGCAAAGATT CTGATATTGTGTTTGATTACCGTCAGAAGGCGACGAGGTCATTTGAACATCTTCAAGGAGATTATTACATTGCCCCGTCGTTCCTG GATAAAGTTG CGGTCCACATTGTGAAGAACTACCTTGCTccttctttaaatataaaaatcccATTGATCTTAG GTATCTGGGGAGGTAAAGGACAAGGCAAAACGTTTCAAACTGAACTTATATTCAAAACCATGGGAGTTGAGCCAGTTATAATGTCTGCAGGAGAGTTGGAATCCGATAGAGCTG GGGAACCGGGAAGACTCATACGTGACCGCTATCGAACAGCTTCACAAGTCATTCAAAATCAA GGGAAGATGAGTGTTCTCATGATCAATGATATTGATGCTGGCCTTGGTAGATTTG GGGAAACACAAATGACAGTGAACAACCAGATAGTTGCCGGTACTCTGATGAATCTTGCGGATAATCCTACAAGGGTAAGTGTGGGACAAAACTGGAGAGAAGCTGACGTTGTCAACAGAGTTCCTCTTATTGTCACAGGGAATGATTTCTCTACACTGTATGCTCCACTGATCCGTGAAGGAAGAATGGAGAAGTTCTACTG GCAGCCAACTCGTGAAGATATCGTAAACATTGTTGGCAGAATGTATGAGAAAGATGGTATATCGCGGAAAGATGTTATAAGCATTGTAGATACATTTCCAAATCAAG CACTTGACTTCTATGGTGCTTTGAGGTCACGCACATATGATAGGTCTATCCTTAAG TGGGTAGAGGAAGCTGGAGGAATGGAGACTCTAGGGAAAACTCTTCTCAGACGTAAAAAGACCGAAGCTGTTCCTCAATTCATTCCCCCTGAG CAAACGATGGAAGCATTGCTTGAATCAGGATACTCACTGATAAAGGAACAAAAGCTCATCATGGAAACAAAGCTGTCCAGGGAGTACATGAAGAACATGGATGATTAa
- the LOC104751165 gene encoding uncharacterized protein LOC104751165, which translates to MATSTFSSRGAQTMNTMFVKPMLRKSIHKKSASHDIVRETAKTEGSGAGEEAKTMRGFYGAGETSSPATSWVPHEGTGIYYPKGHEKVMQDVPPPPAGSHADELVNWFS; encoded by the exons ATGGCGACTTCCACCTTCTCTTCTCGTGGTGCACAAACCATGAACACCATGTTCGTCAA accgATGCTTAGGAAATCGATTCACAAGAAGAGTGCATCGCACGACATAGTGAGGGAGACGGCCAAGACTGAAGGCTCCGGCGCCGGAGAGGAAGCGAAAACGATGAGAGGCTTCTACGGCGCCGGAGAGACGTCGTCACCGGCGACTAGTTGGGTGCCACATGAAGGTACGGGTATATACTATCCAAAAGGGCATGAGAAGGTGATGCAAGATGTGCCTCCTCCTCCAGCTGGCAGCCACGCGGACGAGCTCGTTAATTGGTTTTCCTAA